The Biomphalaria glabrata chromosome 1, xgBioGlab47.1, whole genome shotgun sequence sequence ACGATGGAGTTTTTAAGAAAAAAGGACTTTTGAAATATTCGAGCAAGCACGTGCACAGTTAAGTTAACCCATTTCCTGCTGCCATTTTtagataggcctacttttggttggttaaaaaaaaaaaacgaagtaAAGATTGTGTTTGACGTAAAGCGTGAAATTCATTATTTGAATAAGGCGCTGTAATGTGAATGACAGCTACGTTAGAGTGGGAGACCTGAATAAACACTAGGTGAAGGGAACAGGTTCAACTCTTTATCTATCTgtccatctatctatttatctatctatctgtccatctatctgtctgtctgtctatctatctatctatacgtTTGTTTGTCTATCTATATGTTTGTGTTGTAAAATTCTCCGTCCGTTCATGCATTTATCAATCTGTCAGCTCGTCTGTCTGTCGCATCTatctctatgtctgtctgtctgctctcattctctctttctacttAACTCTTCCCGTCTATCCAGTTTTATGTTTGTGATTGTAttcctgtattttttttgtttctgtctaTCCGTCCGTTTGTGTCTGTCCGTATAATGTATCATCCGTTTCTGCACCTGTCCTATCTCTTTTACCACAGtccatcttattttttttaaatctcttactTTACATTCTTTCTGccgtcattttgttttctaattttaGAGAAAAGACAAAAAGTGTTCAAGTTTCTTAAACAATACTTTTATCTTTTCTAGTCTACCACAGCCAGTCACTGTTTCTGATAATTTTACTTcccttgaaaatattttatcagAGCTATTTTGGCAGGAAGTTTCTGAATACTTATCTTCATTGTACGTCGTCTCAAACCGAacactccattttttttaatttttttttattcgtttcacttttgatttttgtttaaaaatttctCAGCTTCATTATATCTATTACCTGAACTAGCTTTTGAAACAAATGTCAGTCTTTATTGGACGAGCCCACGCTGAGTTTGAAAATGAGCTCACGAGAAATCATTAAATAgtgcattcattcattcattttttaGTGCCATACCCAGGTGTTTGAGAAGGTAAAGAATGATTAAACAGACTTTTAAAgtacttttctttcttttttttttaaagtaaatctgTTTCAATTAAAATGTATCCATTAGCTTATTAATATGTTAATACTTTTGTTTACCtagcaaataatattcaatatacttcatttttttccttcaatTTTACAAATTAATACAACCGGAACTGAAAGACCCACCTACACCAACCTAAGCTTACAAGTCTGTCTTTTGTCGATAATATTGCTTTCTTTAAATTACAGCAGAGAGAGACATTTTGAACATTTTGTGGCGTATACGTTTTATCTAGATAACTTCAAGGACCTGCTTAGAATGTTTAGTGCTGTTcgaatgtattttatttacacacaGACTTCTTCTAAcgatttattcttttttttttttttcaggttgcaaaataaaagatttACGCGCCAGGACCAACACTTACATCAAAACCCCGATGCGCACTCAGTCTCCGGTGTTTGTGGTAACCGGGAAGGAAGAGGCAGTCCTTCACGTCATGGAGGAGATCCAGAACGCCGCGGAGCATTTCACTCACATTCGTGCCTCCAGAAATCATCACAAGGCTCTGGGTGGTCTGGACGCCAACAAGCCTGCGAGCAGGGAAGGAGACATCATGATACAGGTCACCGTGCCTTACCGGGTGGTAGGCCTGGTGGTGGGGCTTAAAGGGCAGACCATCAAGGGAATTCAGCAGGACACCGACACTTTCATTGTCACTCCCAACAGAGACAAAGCCCCAATCTTTGAGATCAGAGGCCAGCCTGATAACGTAGAGAGGGCCAAAAGGATGATCCTTCGACACATAGAAACACGTACCAGACACTGCAGGCTCCAGGACACGACAAACTTGCCAGCAAATTGGAATGAGGATCAGAAACAAAATGGTAATGACTTCTCTTTTTTCAACAATGAATCTTTGCTTCAAAACGGCAACAGTTCTAGCAACATGTCTGTCAACAGTAATTTTAGCAGCAAAAGAAGTGTACCCAACGGTAGTACATCAAACGGACATGGGCCAGGGTTCGCATTTTCATCTACTAGCCCACCTACTAATGGAAACTACAATTGGCGAGGCTACAACAATATGATTGACCAGAATTCTCAACAAAATGGTCATATCACAACTTGGAGTAACGCCGTATCTGACTATCCAGGAATGCTTGGTTCGGGAATGTCCAATGGATCCAATCACATGACAAACAGAAGTGGCAACAATTTCCCATACAGTATGTCTTTAGGTAGTATCCCTTCATCTTCCAACAGCTCAGCTAGCATTTCGCCACCTCAAGATTTCTTAAACGACAATCCATTCTCAAGCCACAATCTATCTAACCCTTTTGGGTCTCAGCTCAACAGCCCACATCTCAGGAGCTTGAATGATCAAGATTTCTCCagtttttctcttttgtccacTGCATCATCGACACCCACCAAAGGAAGTCTGGTTTTGGGCAATTTATTTCAGTCTCCTAGCAACGTCACCTCCAGTCTGACCAATAGTCTGATGAGTAGCAATGAAGGAATTAATGGTTTTCAGGCTTTAATGCAAGATGACCACTGTTCCAGGCACAATTTTTCGTCCCTGGGTTCCTTTGCAGGAAGTTTGGTGGAGTCTGGATTATTTTCAGGACACATGAACGGTTTCCCCAGTGGAAATTCCAGCCCAACCAGTAAGAGCTGTTCTCTGAGTGATGCTTCAGGTTCTCACGGCTCCCCAATCCCAAGGTTGTGTAAGATTTGCGAGGAGGCTGAAGTAGTAGCTGCTCTTGTACCTTGCGGTCACAATCTTTTCTGCATGGAATGTGCAGAAGGCATTGTTAATAAGTCAACAGATACAGACCGGAGGTGCCCAGTATGTAAAGATACTGCCTCGGACGTTCTTCGTATTCGAGCATAGAAATGTATAGGGTTGggcattttttttacctggaactttgaagtttttttggggggagaggacacatttttataacttttctatcaaaggtttaaaaaaaattaagaggcTGATTTTTATGTATAATGTGTACATTGCTTATTTACAAAGATACACGAGTCACTGTTTAAGTCaattcttagattatttttaatagaaaagTTATAAATAAGCTTAAAAAATTTAGATGAATTTTTGTTGTAggtacaaaataatttttaaaaacaaattaaaaaaaaaaaaataacagccTCTTTCTTGTCATTAAGAATTCCAAAATTATTTTGATACTTAAAAACTCTTCCAGTATTTTCAATCTGTACATAATCAGTGTACATAATCAAAAATATCTTCAAAGCAACCAGTTTTATGATGTTCAAAATTGTTTATTTGGATAGGACATCCAATGGATTAGGTCTAGTAAATTTGGTGGAAAAAAtggaaactttttgttttattataaacaatattttagatacttttttttttttaagattaactTTTCTTTTGGCTCAGGAGGTAAGgaggaaaaaaattgtttctgcttaaagaaatttattcacctgaatttttttttgtattttaaagagaACAATGTAAAGTGAAGcagttttaaagacattttacccttacacttttgttttgttttaaatttgtttccCCATTATTACAAACTTTTCTAGATTACCCAAGTTGTCATTTTAATAacatggcatttttttttaaagaaaaagcttttTATCACTGCATTTCCTTAGTGTTATTAATGACTCTAACAAACAGCATGAAGCAGCAATTGAAGATCACAATCAGACAAGTTTATTATCATAGTGCATTATATTTTTGTACTCAAATTATGCCTTGTGGTGTATGATTCTTGTTAAATAGGATTATCATCCTTACTGCTTTAGATAACAGatgtaatataacaatattttgttaCATGGAATCTCATCTGCACATACAAAATTATGTAATTATGACATGTATGttgtgttagatttttttttttagtatatttctttttaaaatttgcacaAATTGCAGTATGTATTGCATTTGGTAGTTAAACATAATGTAATATAACATCAACTGAATAAAGCTGAatgatttaaactttaaatgtcaTTATAGTTGTAGTAAATTTAGCCTgccaaattatatttataacataaatttaatataataaaaaatatctattataaaatgttatatattcGAACTTTCCATATATTAcctcttgcaatttttttttgtatttctttcaaatcccATTTTTGAAacacatggaaaacattttagaCTCGTTACTCAACcatcttttcttgttttctcAATTGCATAATCTTGATCAAACATTGTTAAATGTTTGAAGCAAACATTTTTTCTGACTGTTTCATTCCAATGACATAGCTAACTTTATGAATCAACTATGACCACAAATCTATGAATCAAAGTTTAATatgcaaattttatttttcttaaatgtAATTCTATTTTCCTAGaatgtctttaaaaacaaacaaaaaattattatattttaacttttcaGTAATTTTGCTCagttatttgaaaatattatttgtatttcctttccatgtattttttttaaaaccatgaaAAGGAAAGAAGTTACAAGTGACTTGAAAATGTGAATGTACATGTCTAGACTATAGACTGTAAGAACAACGCTATTAAAGGGATCAAACTATTATTCCTTGAGATCTGACTGTAAATTGTATTTCTCTTTCACAAATCTGTATTTATAACAAGTATGTAAATGTCTTCAGTAAACAcaacaatatttattacattttgtaaatatatttaatacaagAATGTCTTCAGTCATTCAGCAGACCAAATAAGGTACAAGGAACTATAAAACCAATGATCCAAAACTATTTCCTTATCCAATATTTCTTGCATcatgttgcttttcttttcacACCCATCACATGCTTTATATCTACACTTATTTATACTtgaactatttat is a genomic window containing:
- the LOC106073028 gene encoding RNA-binding protein MEX3B-like isoform X2, with amino-acid sequence MPEPVSDMNRNQEVGYFNSSNSFFINEDPLDINVRNLESLSLMDNMSSVNGLTGIENNENLVYFQDLDAVLNPYIDDPKEGNISRTVRVPSSEHVAEIVGRQGCKIKDLRARTNTYIKTPMRTQSPVFVVTGKEEAVLHVMEEIQNAAEHFTHIRASRNHHKALGGLDANKPASREGDIMIQVTVPYRVVGLVVGLKGQTIKGIQQDTDTFIVTPNRDKAPIFEIRGQPDNVERAKRMILRHIETRTRHCRLQDTTNLPANWNEDQKQNGNDFSFFNNESLLQNGNSSSNMSVNSNFSSKRSVPNGSTSNGHGPGFAFSSTSPPTNGNYNWRGYNNMIDQNSQQNGHITTWSNAVSDYPGMLGSGMSNGSNHMTNRSGNNFPYSMSLGSIPSSSNSSASISPPQDFLNDNPFSSHNLSNPFGSQLNSPHLRSLNDQDFSSFSLLSTASSTPTKGSLVLGNLFQSPSNVTSSLTNSLMSSNEGINGFQALMQDDHCSRHNFSSLGSFAGSLVESGLFSGHMNGFPSGNSSPTSKSCSLSDASGSHGSPIPRLCKICEEAEVVAALVPCGHNLFCMECAEGIVNKSTDTDRRCPVCKDTASDVLRIRA
- the LOC106073028 gene encoding RNA-binding protein MEX3B-like isoform X1 — protein: MQQSSAIKQQLRPITASVTKSFSENDNCSQLDGQVGFSTTDMNRNQEVGYFNSSNSFFINEDPLDINVRNLESLSLMDNMSSVNGLTGIENNENLVYFQDLDAVLNPYIDDPKEGNISRTVRVPSSEHVAEIVGRQGCKIKDLRARTNTYIKTPMRTQSPVFVVTGKEEAVLHVMEEIQNAAEHFTHIRASRNHHKALGGLDANKPASREGDIMIQVTVPYRVVGLVVGLKGQTIKGIQQDTDTFIVTPNRDKAPIFEIRGQPDNVERAKRMILRHIETRTRHCRLQDTTNLPANWNEDQKQNGNDFSFFNNESLLQNGNSSSNMSVNSNFSSKRSVPNGSTSNGHGPGFAFSSTSPPTNGNYNWRGYNNMIDQNSQQNGHITTWSNAVSDYPGMLGSGMSNGSNHMTNRSGNNFPYSMSLGSIPSSSNSSASISPPQDFLNDNPFSSHNLSNPFGSQLNSPHLRSLNDQDFSSFSLLSTASSTPTKGSLVLGNLFQSPSNVTSSLTNSLMSSNEGINGFQALMQDDHCSRHNFSSLGSFAGSLVESGLFSGHMNGFPSGNSSPTSKSCSLSDASGSHGSPIPRLCKICEEAEVVAALVPCGHNLFCMECAEGIVNKSTDTDRRCPVCKDTASDVLRIRA